Part of the Candoia aspera isolate rCanAsp1 chromosome 1, rCanAsp1.hap2, whole genome shotgun sequence genome, CCCTCCGCTCTTCAGCGTTGATGATATCATTTAACATCTTCTCTATGTCTTTTGTCCAATAACGTTTATAGCCCTTTCTACTAGACTTCAACACATATTCATCAGGCAAATCCTGAGGCACTGCAGTTTCTGCAATCTCCATTTGGTAACGGTTTTTGCCTGCTCCCCAATACATCACGGCTCTGACACCAAGTCTTTTGCGCTGTTGTTCTAAATATTGACGAAGACGTTCCTCAACCTCACTGATATCTTGCAATGCTTTATCATAATCAGAGTCAAAACCGGTTCTTGGATTAACCACACCTGTCTTCCGTGCAGTATTATGATCAAAGGCGATATCCCATCTTTCAAGTTCTGCTTTCAAGTCTGGGAAACAGCCTGATGGATTTTTTGATTTAACTGTTGCTATCTGTTTTAGTGTTTTAGATGTAAAACCATCAACAGTATCTTCCAAAATTGAGAGAATTTCAACTATTACTTTAAATCCTTCCAGTGCAGACAAGAAATCTATTATCTTTTTCTTGCTGTACCTAGCCTCCTCGTATAAAACAGCCCTATTGTCTGGATGGTTTTGGTTCTTAAGAGAAGATCCAATACTGTGAATTTTGCTCAAAAGCCTTTCAAGGTCTGGGAGCTTTTTAAGAAGGTCACGGATTTCAGACATTTTAGCAGCCTCAGCTAGGAGGTCTTCAACTGCATCCAGGCGATCATTAATGGCACATGGATTACATAATGGTGCACAGAGCCATTGTTTCAGGAGTCTCCTCCCAAAGGGTGTACAACAAGTGTCAATTTTTTCCAGCAACGTGCCCTCTATTGAACCACTGGCTGCATTCTGCAGTATTTCCAGGTTTGCTAGAGTTACCCCATCTAGTACCATTCGCTGGTTTGTTTTATCAAAAACCTTACTTGATATGGTTCCACTAACTATATCAACATCTACAGGAATGTATTCTTCAAAATTTGCCATTGATAAAAGTTCCTTgtcaataatacattttttaagaTAGAATACACAACTGCCTAGAGCAGAGAGCACAAGTTCACTATTTTCTGCAGGAGTAAGTCCCAGCGAATCACTTTCTGCAGTCATGGATCTGATTACTGGTGGCAGAGTGACTCTGCTATTTGAATTCTCTTGGTTCTGGAAATAACCTTCTTCAATGagagtttttaaagttttagatGCATTCCAGAACTGAgaaccaggagtcaagctttCTTGAACAGTAAAGGAGATTAAACCTTTAAGTATCTTTTGTGTTTCTGCAGAGGGGTTTCCTCTCTCAGAAATTATCTGTACAGGAGTATAATGAGCGAGAAGAGTTCTAAACCTAGAACAATGGCGGTCATCCAGGAACTGGCCTACATAAAACTTCCCCACTGATGTATCAACAAAGCAAACTCCATAAGTACGATGCAGGCCAGCAGAatcctctattttttcttttatacaaaGAAGATATTTGTTGTGGGTCTCTGAATAGTCACCATCAAGAATACTGTAGGTCTGTGTGCCTCTGGAAATTATCCTGCATACTTCTCGGCGCACAACCCTGTCAAATCTTGTTGGGTGAGCCAAAGATTTACAGCGTGCTTCCATCATCTCAGGAGTCTCCATCTGCTCAACTCGTACAACCTTATGACCTTTCTGGACTAGGATATTGGAGAATCTATCAAAAGCTATTTCTGGAAAACCTGAGTGAGCCCAAGTACCTTTCATAAATACCAAACCAAGCTTATTTACACCAACAACAGCATCCATATGATACAACTCATAAAATTTTCCCACTTTATAGAAAATCACAGCATCAAAATTTTGACTCTTCAACTCCCACCATTTCCGCATTCCTGGAGTGCAGTTTTTAAGATAATCCTCTGGCACAAATAAAGTACTTGGATCATAATCTGGATCATTTTGTCGTCTTCTGTGACCATCCTTCCTTTTACCATCCTGAAGCCAATCAATTTTATCATGCTCCCACATGGTTGGActaccatctcctcctcctccgccgcctcctcctccatTAATGCTTGGTCGAAAATCAAAACCTTCAGGAGCTGCAAAAGATGCTAATTTATACATGATCTCAGGAGAGATTTCCCTGTTGGGTGTTTCAGGAAGGTTGTTCTTAAGATTATCCTTTTGGGGAGGTTTACATGCCTTTTCCTGCATTTGTTTAGGAGAATGTTTAGTGAGAACTTTAACGGGACGCTTCTTTTCAGGGCCAGTTTCAGATTCAGAAGTCTCGCTGTCACATACTTCAACACTATTTTCATCACTGCTGACTTCATCTGGCTTAAATTCCATATCGGAACCCTCATTATCAGTGTCTGAATCCATGAAAATCCTTCTCTTTTTGGCTTTTCCATCAGGCTGCTTTCGCCTAGCTATCCTTTTATTTCTACTTTTCACTTCCTTTACTGTGTCGAAATCATCGCCCTCATCACTCACCTGCTTAAGGGAAAAAAgccaagaaatataaaaaatggaTATTTGAAAGACAAGTTGATAATTGGCAGGCTAAAGCTTCAACTTGCAAAGCACTGACAAAATCTGCCCCCTTCCCCAATCTCTTTTTTGTAAATAGGTGGGCAGATCAGTGTTCTCTTGCTTATACGTACTTGCTAAGCCAAATGCATAACCAGTAAAGGAAAAGTGCACAGGCTTATCTATCTAAGATAACAGGCCATATTTTTCTACAATAATAAATCAACCATATTCAACCTCAACTTAAATAATAAGAGTAAACATAAAAGCTCAACAGATAAAAGAATTTATCTCCCTGACTTTATCAAGAGACATGTCTGGTACAGGTTCTTAATTATGATCATGACATTTGATCATGCTTGTATATAACCTCAGGGGGGGCCTGGGACAGGAGCAGTATATGTATTTTGTTCCTCCTTGATCTCTCTCAATACCATCAattatggtattcttctggactggctgaggGGATTGGAAATGGGAGGTATGGTTATTCAATAATTCCCCTCGTTCCTCTGAGGCTGATTCCAGGCAGTGTTGGTAGGGGGTGCTTTgaagggtgccacagggcttgactGACgtcccactcctatttaacatctacacgaaaccactgggtgaggtcatttgtcATCATGGGgtccagtatcatcagtatgctgatagtAGTTATATACAtgtggtcctcgtttaacaaccactcctTCCGCAACCATTCGAACTTACAAtagcgctgaacaagtggtacttacaactggccCTCATACTTACAGCCAGCGCAGtgttccacagtcacatgatcgcaatttgcaaccttATCTGTTCATGGGGGCCAGGcagaagtcaatggggaagcaggcaaGAAGTTGAGATCATGTGAggccctcgcttaacaatggcaaccggcactgccagaactgccgtcactaagcagtgcagtcacatggattctcaacttatgaccacgtcacttaatgatggagttcccagtcccaattaccactaCCTGTATCTCTGTCCCAGGCCATCctggtgatgctgtcaaggttttCCCAGTGCTTGGAGACTGTGAGGGTCTGAAGAACCAAGCTCAACCTTGATAAGACTGAGTGGCCATAAGtaataaagaggatggccttgaaggacagaaggaagaccCGCTACTAAGGCAATGATCAGAGAAATTAAACTTGAGTCCAGGCCAAGAAATTAATTTGCAAAAATGCCTCAGACAGCTGCTGCCCCTCCCCAAATCTCATGAACATGAAGGGAAGAAAAGCAGCATATTCAgatttgaaagattctgttactatagctgttctaataaaagtagcttttctTAGTCTAGTCTACCTGATAGAGCTGACAGTGGCTGTGGGTTTCAAAGCTCTCCTTATCTAGTCAGCTTCCATTGTTAACTATGGATGTAATAACATTCTCTCGGAGTTGGTGAACAATCTGGGGACATCCTG contains:
- the MSH6 gene encoding DNA mismatch repair protein Msh6 isoform X2, with the translated sequence MSRQSSLLTFFSKPAEKGSDGGSPPSDAESRPKVSASAHSSSQSRTRPPSVDCDFNEFSPGDLVWAKLEGYPWWPCLVYPHPTEGNLFRGRGRASRIHVQFFDDDPSRGWVSIRYIRPYKGSTGRDTQRGGIFYSSKPEIKRAMELADAAMRKDKSERLGLAVCDKPSESEEEEEEEMEVSDEGDDFDTVKEVKSRNKRIARRKQPDGKAKKRRIFMDSDTDNEGSDMEFKPDEVSSDENSVEVCDSETSESETGPEKKRPVKVLTKHSPKQMQEKACKPPQKDNLKNNLPETPNREISPEIMYKLASFAAPEGFDFRPSINGGGGGGGGGDGSPTMWEHDKIDWLQDGKRKDGHRRRQNDPDYDPSTLFVPEDYLKNCTPGMRKWWELKSQNFDAVIFYKVGKFYELYHMDAVVGVNKLGLVFMKGTWAHSGFPEIAFDRFSNILVQKGHKVVRVEQMETPEMMEARCKSLAHPTRFDRVVRREVCRIISRGTQTYSILDGDYSETHNKYLLCIKEKIEDSAGLHRTYGVCFVDTSVGKFYVGQFLDDRHCSRFRTLLAHYTPVQIISERGNPSAETQKILKGLISFTVQESLTPGSQFWNASKTLKTLIEEGYFQNQENSNSRVTLPPVIRSMTAESDSLGLTPAENSELVLSALGSCVFYLKKCIIDKELLSMANFEEYIPVDVDIVSGTISSKVFDKTNQRMVLDGVTLANLEILQNAASGSIEGTLLEKIDTCCTPFGRRLLKQWLCAPLCNPCAINDRLDAVEDLLAEAAKMSEIRDLLKKLPDLERLLSKIHSIGSSLKNQNHPDNRAVLYEEARYSKKKIIDFLSALEGFKVIVEILSILEDTVDGFTSKTLKQIATVKSKNPSGCFPDLKAELERWDIAFDHNTARKTGVVNPRTGFDSDYDKALQDISEVEERLRQYLEQQRKRLGVRAVMYWGAGKNRYQMEIAETAVPQDLPDEYVLKSSRKGYKRYWTKDIEKMLNDIINAEERRDAAQKDCMKRLFYDFDKTRKDWQTAVECIAVLDVLLCLARYSQGCDGPLCRPVILLPENTPPFLELKSSRHPCITKTFFGDDFIPNDIVIGIEDEKTKSRATCVLVTGPNMGGKSTLMRQAGLLVIMAQLGCFVPAESCRLTPIDRVFTRLGASDRIMSGESTFFVELSETSSILQHATEHSLVLMDELGRGTATFDGTAIASAVVKELSENIKCRTMFSTHYHSLVEDYSHSLSVRLGHMACMVENECEDPSQETITFLYKFVKGACPKSYGFNAAKLADIPEEVIQKGHKKAKEFERAILSLKLFRNLCWIAEGTLTARDYLDKLTLLHG
- the MSH6 gene encoding DNA mismatch repair protein Msh6 isoform X1, which gives rise to MSRQSSLLTFFSKPAEKGSDGGSPPSDAESRPKVSASAHSSSQSRTRPPSVDCDFNEFSPGDLVWAKLEGYPWWPCLVYPHPTEGNLFRGRGRASRIHVQFFDDDPSRGWVSIRYIRPYKGSTGRDTQRGGIFYSSKPEIKRAMELADAAMRKDKSERLGLAVCDKPSESEEEEEEEMEQVSDEGDDFDTVKEVKSRNKRIARRKQPDGKAKKRRIFMDSDTDNEGSDMEFKPDEVSSDENSVEVCDSETSESETGPEKKRPVKVLTKHSPKQMQEKACKPPQKDNLKNNLPETPNREISPEIMYKLASFAAPEGFDFRPSINGGGGGGGGGDGSPTMWEHDKIDWLQDGKRKDGHRRRQNDPDYDPSTLFVPEDYLKNCTPGMRKWWELKSQNFDAVIFYKVGKFYELYHMDAVVGVNKLGLVFMKGTWAHSGFPEIAFDRFSNILVQKGHKVVRVEQMETPEMMEARCKSLAHPTRFDRVVRREVCRIISRGTQTYSILDGDYSETHNKYLLCIKEKIEDSAGLHRTYGVCFVDTSVGKFYVGQFLDDRHCSRFRTLLAHYTPVQIISERGNPSAETQKILKGLISFTVQESLTPGSQFWNASKTLKTLIEEGYFQNQENSNSRVTLPPVIRSMTAESDSLGLTPAENSELVLSALGSCVFYLKKCIIDKELLSMANFEEYIPVDVDIVSGTISSKVFDKTNQRMVLDGVTLANLEILQNAASGSIEGTLLEKIDTCCTPFGRRLLKQWLCAPLCNPCAINDRLDAVEDLLAEAAKMSEIRDLLKKLPDLERLLSKIHSIGSSLKNQNHPDNRAVLYEEARYSKKKIIDFLSALEGFKVIVEILSILEDTVDGFTSKTLKQIATVKSKNPSGCFPDLKAELERWDIAFDHNTARKTGVVNPRTGFDSDYDKALQDISEVEERLRQYLEQQRKRLGVRAVMYWGAGKNRYQMEIAETAVPQDLPDEYVLKSSRKGYKRYWTKDIEKMLNDIINAEERRDAAQKDCMKRLFYDFDKTRKDWQTAVECIAVLDVLLCLARYSQGCDGPLCRPVILLPENTPPFLELKSSRHPCITKTFFGDDFIPNDIVIGIEDEKTKSRATCVLVTGPNMGGKSTLMRQAGLLVIMAQLGCFVPAESCRLTPIDRVFTRLGASDRIMSGESTFFVELSETSSILQHATEHSLVLMDELGRGTATFDGTAIASAVVKELSENIKCRTMFSTHYHSLVEDYSHSLSVRLGHMACMVENECEDPSQETITFLYKFVKGACPKSYGFNAAKLADIPEEVIQKGHKKAKEFERAILSLKLFRNLCWIAEGTLTARDYLDKLTLLHG